In Mongoliitalea daihaiensis, one DNA window encodes the following:
- a CDS encoding pectate lyase family protein: protein MGQHQESQLAFPGAEGFGKYATGGRGGMVYIVTNLHDSGLGSLRWALEAKGPRTVIFEVSGTIELQSQLNVRNGNFTLAGQTAPGDGITIKNYPIDIRYADNFIIRYIRVRMGDEKLKEGDAINIRGGKNMIIDHCSFSWGTDETLSMYDAENATIQYSIIAEGLNDSVHEKGPHGYGSLIGGLNVSIYKNIFANFIQRMPQFTAMGKRGLVDMRNNLIFNWGFRGTEGGRESIVNIVSNYFKPGEATYKRGGARLTNFLFPLGDGELGNYGLFFLKDNILEGQNHVENNQWLGVLLPNSKQQELYLENLKHKNDQGEYIPFEIPEKLYPTELKSNRVLRELTLAAGNNLKRDAVDLRLIEQLNTGKATYQGSKTGISGIIDSQNDVGGWPVLQSLPAPLDTDRDGMPDAWEIAHGLDPFKRDHNKYDLDSDYTNLEVYLHSLVILGPKDPPTSP from the coding sequence ATGGGCCAACATCAAGAATCTCAACTTGCATTTCCCGGTGCAGAGGGTTTTGGGAAGTATGCCACTGGAGGCAGAGGAGGCATGGTTTATATTGTCACCAATTTACATGATAGTGGCCTTGGAAGCTTGCGTTGGGCCTTAGAGGCGAAGGGGCCACGGACCGTTATTTTTGAAGTTTCCGGTACCATAGAACTCCAAAGTCAACTAAATGTACGAAATGGAAATTTTACCTTAGCAGGTCAAACAGCTCCAGGGGATGGAATTACTATAAAAAACTATCCCATTGACATTCGCTATGCAGACAATTTTATCATTCGATACATCCGGGTACGGATGGGAGATGAAAAGCTAAAAGAAGGTGACGCCATAAACATACGAGGAGGAAAAAACATGATCATAGATCACTGTTCTTTCTCTTGGGGCACTGATGAAACATTATCTATGTATGATGCTGAAAATGCAACTATACAATACTCCATAATCGCAGAAGGATTAAACGATTCCGTACATGAAAAAGGTCCTCATGGATATGGTTCTTTGATTGGAGGGTTAAATGTATCTATTTATAAAAATATCTTTGCAAACTTTATTCAACGAATGCCCCAATTTACGGCCATGGGCAAACGAGGACTCGTTGATATGAGAAACAACCTTATTTTCAATTGGGGATTTAGAGGTACTGAAGGTGGAAGAGAATCTATCGTCAATATTGTATCCAATTATTTTAAACCTGGGGAAGCAACCTATAAGCGAGGGGGGGCACGGTTAACAAACTTTTTATTTCCTTTAGGGGATGGAGAATTGGGGAATTATGGGTTGTTTTTTTTAAAAGATAATATATTAGAAGGTCAAAATCATGTAGAAAATAATCAATGGTTAGGAGTTCTTTTACCAAACTCCAAACAACAGGAGCTATATCTTGAAAATCTAAAACATAAAAATGACCAAGGGGAATATATCCCTTTTGAGATCCCGGAGAAACTCTATCCTACTGAATTAAAATCTAATAGAGTTCTTCGTGAATTAACTCTTGCCGCGGGAAACAATTTGAAAAGAGATGCAGTGGATCTGCGATTAATTGAGCAATTGAATACAGGTAAGGCAACCTATCAAGGTTCAAAAACTGGAATATCAGGAATAATCGATTCCCAAAACGATGTTGGTGGCTGGCCTGTTCTCCAATCTCTCCCTGCCCCCTTAGATACCGATAGGGATGGTATGCCCGATGCATGGGAAATCGCGCATGGATTGGATCCTTTCAAAAGAGATCATAACAAGTATGATTTAGACTCCGACTACACGAATTTGGAAGTTTACCTTCACAGTCTTGTGATTTTAGGTCCAAAGGATCCCCCAACATCTCCTTAG
- a CDS encoding class I SAM-dependent DNA methyltransferase, with protein sequence MSKNTSSIVSKVWSFCNPLRDVGVGYGDYLEQLTYLLFLKMADEYSKPPHNRKLPIPKEYNWESLTNKKGAELELHYATLLRELSTAKGILGQIFTKSQNKIQDPAMLAKIIDMIDSELWLVMGADVKGDIYEKLLEQNAQDVKSGAGQYFTPRPLIRAMVECIQPQPMKTIADPSCGTGGFFLAAYDYIVENNKLDKEQNKFLKMQTFFGNEIVAGTRRLALMNLFLHNIGDIESDNFISPADALIAASPTTYDYVLANPPFGKKSSQTFTNDEGEQEKDDLTYNRQDFWATTSNKQLNFVQHIRSMLKTTGQAAVVLPDNVLFEGGAGETVRKKLLETTDLHTILRLPTGIFYAQGVKANVIFFDNKPASKNPWTKEIWVYDYRTNIHHTLKKNPLNIDVLKDFIDFYKPDNRNKRKETYHPETNPEGRWRKFSYEEIISRDKTSLDISWLKDKSLADLDNLPDPEELAEDIIENLESGLASFREIMMTLNTK encoded by the coding sequence ATGAGCAAAAACACATCAAGTATAGTAAGTAAAGTTTGGAGTTTCTGTAATCCCCTGCGTGATGTAGGTGTGGGATATGGTGATTATTTAGAGCAACTCACATATTTGCTTTTCTTAAAAATGGCTGATGAATACAGCAAGCCACCACACAACAGGAAATTACCTATTCCAAAAGAATACAATTGGGAAAGTTTAACCAACAAAAAAGGAGCAGAACTGGAATTGCACTATGCAACTTTACTTCGTGAATTAAGCACCGCTAAAGGAATCTTAGGTCAAATATTTACCAAGAGCCAAAACAAAATTCAAGACCCTGCAATGCTTGCCAAAATCATTGATATGATTGATAGTGAGTTATGGTTGGTAATGGGTGCAGATGTGAAAGGTGATATTTACGAAAAACTCTTAGAGCAAAATGCACAAGACGTAAAAAGCGGAGCAGGACAATACTTTACACCACGTCCATTGATTCGGGCAATGGTAGAATGTATTCAGCCACAACCTATGAAAACCATTGCTGACCCGAGTTGCGGAACAGGCGGATTCTTTTTAGCTGCTTACGATTACATTGTAGAGAATAACAAACTGGATAAAGAGCAAAACAAGTTTCTGAAAATGCAGACTTTTTTCGGTAACGAAATAGTGGCAGGGACAAGACGTTTGGCTTTGATGAATTTGTTCTTACATAACATTGGCGACATTGAAAGCGATAATTTCATTTCCCCTGCTGATGCTTTGATTGCAGCTTCTCCAACAACCTACGATTACGTTTTAGCCAATCCACCGTTTGGCAAGAAGAGTTCACAGACTTTTACCAATGACGAAGGTGAGCAAGAGAAAGACGATTTAACCTACAACCGTCAAGACTTTTGGGCAACGACAAGTAACAAACAATTGAACTTTGTGCAACACATACGTTCAATGCTTAAAACCACAGGACAAGCAGCCGTTGTATTGCCTGACAATGTATTGTTTGAAGGCGGTGCAGGTGAAACAGTTCGTAAAAAGCTTTTAGAAACAACCGACCTACATACAATTCTTCGTTTACCGACAGGAATATTTTATGCTCAAGGAGTAAAAGCAAATGTGATTTTCTTTGACAACAAACCTGCAAGTAAAAATCCTTGGACAAAAGAGATTTGGGTTTATGACTACAGAACTAATATTCACCACACCCTAAAGAAAAACCCTTTAAACATTGACGTACTAAAAGACTTCATTGACTTTTACAAACCCGACAACAGAAACAAACGAAAAGAAACATATCACCCAGAAACAAATCCCGAAGGACGTTGGAGAAAATTCAGCTATGAGGAAATCATTTCAAGAGATAAAACAAGCCTTGACATATCTTGGCTCAAAGACAAATCACTGGCTGACTTAGACAACTTACCCGACCCCGAAGAACTGGCAGAAGATATAATTGAAAACCTTGAATCAGGACTAGCAAGTTTTAGAGAAATTATGATGACACTAAATACCAAATAG
- a CDS encoding glycosyl-4,4'-diaponeurosporenoate acyltransferase CrtO family protein — MIKKLILSLAAIFLVYRSVELLRFLNNMNPDQFHWVGAIAFSFILNLFITGIYAFLGFTFVTSRILPDSYYRIKNSKNIKMIYKLLGVEYFKLLLLKFFWGTKKNRKKYFDGTKTGLMHFDIQTRQSEFGHLIAFITIQIVSIYILSEGHVAIFFSTTFINILGNFYPIILQRNHRIQIERLKLLIDKQAR, encoded by the coding sequence ATGATCAAAAAACTAATTTTATCATTAGCTGCCATTTTTTTGGTCTATCGTTCAGTTGAGCTATTACGGTTTTTGAATAACATGAACCCAGATCAGTTCCATTGGGTTGGAGCGATCGCTTTTTCATTTATTCTGAATTTATTTATTACGGGTATTTATGCCTTTCTTGGTTTTACTTTTGTGACCAGTCGTATTTTACCAGATTCTTACTATCGCATCAAAAACTCTAAAAACATAAAGATGATTTATAAATTATTGGGTGTGGAGTATTTTAAACTGTTATTACTTAAATTTTTTTGGGGAACTAAGAAGAATAGAAAGAAATATTTTGATGGCACAAAAACAGGACTAATGCATTTTGATATACAAACAAGACAATCAGAATTTGGACATTTGATAGCCTTCATTACCATTCAAATTGTTTCTATTTATATACTTTCAGAAGGACATGTAGCCATTTTTTTTAGTACAACTTTCATTAATATACTTGGAAATTTTTACCCAATTATTTTGCAGAGAAATCATAGAATTCAGATTGAACGTTTAAAACTACTGATTGACAAGCAAGCTCGATAA
- a CDS encoding TlpA family protein disulfide reductase, which translates to MKITIQISLILLGVFYSNLMFGQATNYYRNVDGEIFNEKDYHDLKEKRLMGMKEVLKSMEIYEELDLEYSRNDSIVYSYKWHFTDNVKKTKIEIERKKALIGKEYPITNAVTLDGRDLNIDDLKGKPTLINLWFTSCKPCIEEMPVLNKMKEEYNDKFNFLSITFESENKVKKFLQRFQFDFDHIVGSKELTKNLGFEAYPANLFLDKNGILRVIKGNVPIEKIDNGEFKMSDGSEFIAILNELL; encoded by the coding sequence ATGAAGATAACGATTCAAATTTCTTTAATCCTTCTTGGGGTTTTTTACTCAAATCTTATGTTTGGGCAAGCCACTAACTATTATCGAAATGTTGACGGAGAAATTTTTAACGAGAAAGACTACCATGACCTCAAGGAAAAACGGTTAATGGGAATGAAGGAAGTATTAAAATCAATGGAGATCTATGAAGAATTAGATTTAGAATATAGCAGAAATGACTCAATTGTTTATTCTTACAAATGGCATTTCACAGATAATGTGAAAAAGACAAAAATAGAAATTGAAAGAAAAAAAGCTTTAATTGGTAAAGAGTATCCTATAACAAATGCAGTGACATTAGATGGTCGTGATCTAAATATAGATGACTTAAAGGGTAAGCCTACTTTAATCAACTTATGGTTTACTTCTTGTAAACCTTGTATTGAAGAAATGCCAGTTTTAAACAAAATGAAGGAGGAATATAATGACAAGTTTAATTTTTTATCAATAACGTTTGAGTCAGAAAATAAGGTGAAGAAGTTTCTACAACGATTTCAGTTTGATTTTGATCATATAGTTGGATCAAAAGAGCTAACAAAAAATTTAGGATTTGAAGCATATCCCGCTAATCTATTTTTAGACAAAAATGGAATTCTTCGAGTAATTAAAGGAAATGTACCTATTGAAAAAATCGATAATGGAGAGTTTAAAATGTCTGATGGTTCGGAGTTTATAGCGATATTAAATGAATTACTGTAA
- a CDS encoding glycosyltransferase family 4 protein gives MGTTIGQKKILFFESAVMELIVEHGKASGGAAVQTLVWMEGLHAFGHQVFLACTAEDTRAIKPEYSWIQQVPLFHSNRGIKKIRWASYRIPKIFKAIQQVRPDYLYESVPFWGSYILSAICKILQVKHIVRISNDNLLDERLKNTASKSHQFFLFLGLRWSDIIFTQNNFQHAKLSERFPNKPIVQIYNPIKIAHDYMKPKQEMKGYIAWVANFRYQKNLQLLFKIASILPHEQFKIAGVPTSHYDQESEEFVTRLKALPNVEFLGQVARSEIFMLYASAKFLLNTSRYEGFSNTFLEAMSTGTPILTSSLVNPDQLIDRNELGHVYTDESDLKYFLDTLSESEYLELSENCISYVGEKHAYKKLTGVLLEKLSQLNK, from the coding sequence ATGGGAACTACGATTGGGCAAAAAAAAATCCTTTTTTTTGAATCTGCCGTAATGGAACTGATTGTCGAGCATGGCAAAGCATCTGGAGGGGCGGCAGTACAAACCTTGGTTTGGATGGAGGGCTTACATGCCTTTGGTCATCAGGTTTTTTTAGCCTGCACAGCAGAAGATACACGAGCAATCAAACCGGAATACAGTTGGATTCAACAAGTTCCTTTGTTTCATTCCAATCGGGGAATCAAAAAAATCAGATGGGCAAGCTATAGAATTCCCAAAATCTTTAAGGCCATTCAGCAGGTTCGGCCCGATTATCTGTATGAGTCTGTACCTTTTTGGGGCTCCTATATTCTTTCTGCTATATGCAAGATTCTTCAAGTCAAACATATCGTTCGCATATCCAATGATAATCTTTTGGATGAACGTCTGAAGAATACCGCCAGTAAATCTCATCAGTTTTTTTTGTTTTTGGGTTTGCGATGGTCGGATATTATTTTTACTCAAAATAATTTTCAGCACGCTAAATTATCCGAGAGATTTCCTAACAAACCGATTGTTCAAATTTATAACCCCATTAAAATAGCCCATGACTACATGAAACCAAAACAGGAGATGAAGGGGTACATCGCCTGGGTTGCTAACTTTCGATATCAAAAAAACTTACAGTTATTATTTAAGATAGCTTCTATATTACCTCATGAGCAATTTAAAATTGCGGGTGTACCCACTTCTCATTACGACCAAGAATCAGAAGAGTTTGTGACTCGATTGAAAGCGTTGCCAAATGTAGAGTTTTTAGGACAGGTTGCACGTTCAGAGATTTTCATGTTATATGCCTCTGCCAAATTTTTGTTAAACACTTCCCGCTACGAAGGGTTCAGCAACACCTTTTTAGAAGCTATGAGTACCGGTACCCCAATTCTCACCAGTTCCTTAGTAAATCCAGATCAGCTTATTGATAGGAATGAATTGGGGCATGTTTATACTGATGAATCGGATCTTAAATACTTTTTAGATACATTGAGTGAATCAGAGTATCTGGAGCTATCAGAAAATTGCATATCTTATGTAGGTGAAAAACATGCCTATAAAAAACTTACAGGGGTGTTATTGGAAAAATTATCTCAGCTGAACAAATGA
- a CDS encoding Crp/Fnr family transcriptional regulator translates to MFDRLKKYCESFISLTESEAELIDTYFEVKELKKKEYLLQEGTICNFIGFIANGTIRHFHIKDGVERTCDISFQNAWVTDFQSFLNNLPCVINLQAMEDTTIYLVKKENLFKLYNDCPKYETFGRLMAEQVAQRATEIAMSLSSEKPEERFQNLLKKQPDLFQKVPQKYIANFLGISPESLSRIQKRIHTKRKS, encoded by the coding sequence ATGTTTGACAGGCTAAAAAAATATTGCGAATCATTTATTTCCTTGACAGAAAGTGAAGCCGAACTAATTGACACGTATTTTGAAGTTAAAGAATTAAAGAAAAAAGAATATTTACTTCAAGAAGGTACAATTTGCAACTTCATTGGGTTTATAGCGAATGGAACTATTAGACATTTTCACATCAAAGATGGCGTTGAAAGAACGTGCGATATTTCATTTCAAAATGCTTGGGTTACAGACTTTCAAAGTTTTTTAAACAACCTTCCATGCGTTATAAATTTACAAGCAATGGAAGACACTACCATTTACTTAGTAAAAAAAGAAAACCTCTTTAAATTATATAACGATTGTCCTAAATATGAAACTTTTGGACGACTTATGGCAGAACAAGTAGCTCAACGAGCAACTGAAATTGCCATGTCATTATCTTCTGAAAAACCGGAAGAGCGTTTTCAAAATTTGCTAAAAAAGCAACCCGACCTTTTTCAGAAGGTTCCTCAAAAATACATTGCAAACTTTTTAGGCATTAGCCCAGAGAGTTTAAGTAGAATTCAAAAGAGAATACACACTAAACGAAAATCTTAA